In a single window of the Euleptes europaea isolate rEulEur1 chromosome 4, rEulEur1.hap1, whole genome shotgun sequence genome:
- the PHF24 gene encoding PHD finger protein 24, which produces MGVLMSKRQTVEQVQKVSLAVSAFKDGLRERPAAKRKSEVAVSSRRGTLEDTVQELREEEGEGGSSAGPTRQEDSRAHRAAWERLRDGRGVEPEDFHRASCFTLPAFARPTPGKQDDEPIEISLEQQEQVTNDEMCDVCEVWTAESLFPCRVCPRVYHDGCLRQMGFLTQDKAGELIEAAHTEIGWSCYRCDNLNLLLTEKEMGALEESFNHSKVSPESQLSLEDFLCYKRLASQREGAQPHTEEQEERDTLQFAALDPEKKGHIEWADFLSHESILLLQRTRTQNSLLRLLTGKEREQARAAFRALDQHGDGLLSEADCRRTQHTWFHKRHKEATSCNVSISHVGPMSENSPASSGSSKSQEKMLLSSESEEPSRTVDWPIFLRENTIYILAARPNSPAVHLKPLA; this is translated from the exons ATGGGGGTGCTGATGTCCAAGCGCCAGACGGTGGAGCAGGTGCAGAAGGTCAGCCTGGCGGTCTCCGCCTTCAAGGACGGGCTGCGTGAACGGCCTGCTGCCAAGCGCAAGTCCGAAGTCGCAGTGAGCAGCCGGCGGGGGACCCTGGAGGACACGGTGCAAGAGCTGCGAGAggaggagggtgaaggggggtcttcgGCAGGCCCCACCCGGCAGGAGGACAGCAGGGCCCACAGAGCGGCCTGGGAGCGCTTGCGGGATGGGCGCGGTGTGGAGCCCGAGGACTTCCACCGCGCCAGCTGCTTCACGCTGCCAGCCTTTGCCCGCCCCACTCCAGGGAAGCAGGACGACGAACCCATCGAGATCAGCTTGGAACAGCAGGAGCAG GTGACCAACGATGAGATGTGCGACGTCTGCGAGGTGTGGACAGCTGAGAGCCTCTTCCCGTGTCGCGTGTGCCCGCGGGTCTACCATGATGGCTGCCTGCGCCAAATGGGCTTCCTGACCCAAGACAAAGCCGGCGAGCTCATTGAGGCCGCCCACACCGAGATTGGCTGGAGCTGCTACCGCTGT GACAACCTCAACCTTCTCCTCACTGAGAAAGAGATGGGCGCTCTGGAAGAATCTTTCAATCACAGCAAGGTCAGCCCAG AGAGTCAGCTGAGCCTGGAGGACTTCCTGTGCTACAAGCGCCTGGCCAGCCAGCGGGAGGGCGCTCAGCCCCACACCGAGGAGCAGGAAGAGCGGGACACCCTGCAGTTTGCCGCGCTGGACCCTGAGAAGAAGGGGCACATCGAGTGGGCAGATTTCCTCTCCCACGAGTCCATCCTGCTGCTCCAGAGAACCCGCACGCAG AACTCGCTGCTCCGCCTGCTGACGGGCAAGGAGCGAGAGCAGGCGCGAGCCGCCTTCCGGGCCTTGGACCAGCACGGGGACGGGCTGCTCAGCGAGGCGGATTGCCGGCGTACCCAACACACATGGTTCCACAAGCGGCACAAGGAGGCCACCTCCTGCAACGTCAG CATCAGCCACGTGGGCCCCATGTCGGAGAACAGCCCTgccagcagcggcagcagcaaaaGCCAGGAGAAGATGCTGCTGAGCTCGGAGTCGGAGGAGCCGAG CCGAACTGTCGACTGGCCCATCTTCCTGAGAGAGAACACCATCTACATCCTGGCTGCGCGGCCCAACAGTCCTGCTGTCCACCTCAAGCCATTGGCCTAA